In the Eptesicus fuscus isolate TK198812 chromosome 22, DD_ASM_mEF_20220401, whole genome shotgun sequence genome, CTTAGAACGGAGTTCAAATCCTAGTTCTGCTGTTCACTTGTATAAGACTGTAAGCAAATTACTCAATCTATTTGAATCTTGCTTTCTTTGTTCACAAAATAGGGTTGTAATAACTAGTTTAATCAGGAGAATTAGAAATTCAGTAGAATCAGTCAGTTCATGAGATAAAATGCTTTAaagtaagaaaattttaaaaatctcctcaGTTGAGAAGAGAATGACTGAAATGATAGAGGAACCTGAGCTCGATTTAAGAAAGTGATGGAAGGAGCTGATAGAATGAGGAGATATCCATGTATGACAGGTACTGAAGTAGAACAGAGATATCTCTGGGGTAGTGGAGCAAACAGACATGAAGGATAGGATGTTGTGGTCAGAACCTGGATGTAGatgattttgaatatttcaaaGCTGGGCAGTTTTAGGCAATGACAGAGTCTAGGCTGTAGTTATAGTGGAATGGAGGAACTAACATGCCATGGACAGGAAGGTTGAGAGATGTGGTAAAGCAGCTGGAGATAAGGTGTTGAAGGGGCTATCTGTGTGCACTTTGAAGTTACCAAGGCGACTTGAGATGATGGGAGTTGGGGTGGAGATGAAGAGTAGAAACCATTGCCAAAGTCTTCCATGAGTGAGGACGTGACCGTGATGAAGGAGAGAAGATAAACTAGATTGTGGGCAAAGGTCTCAAAGGAAAAGCAAGTGTGCAGGTGGGCAGAGGACTAGTGACCTGAAAGCTGCCGTGTGGGGCTCAGTAGGGTGTGCTGCGTGGGATGTGAAAGGATGAGCCACCTCTACAGAGGGCTGCAGCGAGAGTGGTGGCCTCAGTGGGCGACAGGTTTCCAGTCAGGCAAGTTGAATGAGGGCAGCTATAGATGAGTTGGCTGATTATAGAGCAGGCGTTCCAGAAAATACAGGGAAGTGTTCGAGAGAAGGGTCGGAAGGTTGGCTCAAGGGAAAGAAAGCAATATTATCAACCAGAATTTAAGGACGCAAGAGGTTAAAGTACTTGAGCGTTTCTTGAGGACTCTTCTGGTTAGATTTTTATCCAGAGGATGTGTTCACAGTCCCCACGTTTAACAAGGAAGCAGAATTTTGGAGTTACTTCAGAGGACAGGGACCGGGAATATTTTGATCTCTCTATGCAGCAACAAATATTTAGCGAGTGCCTGTGAAGTGTGGAATGCTGCGTGACCTGATATTTTGTAGGTAATATGAGCCACAGTCACTGCCCTTAAGGAGGAGACATATATACCAACAGTGAGCTGCCATGGAGCACTGTCACAGGGTCCGGCAGGGGACTGGTGTATAGAGGGATGTGCCTGAAAGGAAGGGCAATTATTCAGCTCAGCTACGTGTGAAAATGCAGGCCCATGGTTGCCatattttcttactatttttttaagagagactAGAAGTCTCTATTTAAATGTAAttgtctaatttttaaatgtcagtaactaattcaaatttttctttaaaagacaatACAGatcaaacaaaatatttaaggGGGCTGCCAGCTTGCAACCTCTGCCATAGCCTGTGATAAGTACAGTAATAGAAGAGTGTCCTAGGCTCCGGGGTGGCACAGGAGGGAGTGACTCAAAGCCGTGTTGTATGAGGAATAGGTCAATGGGATGGGTGTTGCAATCAGCCTGGAAACACATGGACACTATTTAAAGGACTGTCTGTGGAAGACTGATTAGACTTCCATCCTCTATGATCTTAAAAGGTAAAAGTATCATCAGAAAGTGTATTTCAATTCAAAATAGGAGACAACTATGTAATGCCTAGAGATGCCTAAAGATGTAATGTGCTGCCATGGATGGGAGCGAGTTGACAGGGCAAATGTGGGGAGTATTTGGGGAATTGAGACGGCTCCTCAAAGGGTTCCTTCCAACTCTGAAGTCCTACAGTTCTGAGTGGCTGAGGAGCCAAGTGGACTTGAGAAATGTTGAGCAAAGGGGATGTCACGAGGGGCGAGCAGAAAACTTGTAAGATGGGAGATGCGAGAGGGCTTAGAGGACTTCCATAATTGCTGGTTAGGCAGTGACTGACAGCCACAAAGATAATTGAGAGCTTGTAGGGCAGAACTGGGGCGTGGGAAGAGAGGGAACTGAccatcctctccttcctttttgtACCCCAAAGAGACATATGAGCGACTTGAGGCTGACAAAAAGAAGCAGGTTCATAAGAAGCGGAAGTGCCCTGGGCCTGTAATCACCTACCATTCCGTGACAGTGCCGCTGCTGGGGGAGCCGGTCCCTAAGGAAGAGAATGTCGACGTGGAAGGGTGAGGGACTCGGGGGGAAGACAGCTGTTTCTCCCTTCTTTTAGCTGTATTCTCCCAGCCCCATTTCACTACTTTCCTCCCACAGCGCTCACGGACGCTTGGGTATCTTTCAGACTCCTCTTCCCTTCcgctcctctttctttccctttagcctctcttttcttcctctcttctgtttTCCCATCCAGCCCAGCTTTCTTTTCCCATCTGCCACTTAATATTCTCAGAATGTTGCCAtcactctgcctcctcctcctctttcctcagCTCTCTGATCTCTTTCAGCTCTTTGTGTTTATCTGTCTTTTCCCTCAGACTTGATCCTGCTCCCACGGCTTCTGCACCAACTCCCCAGGCTGGGACTGGAACCGGGACTGGAATCGAGACTGGAACCGGGACTGGAACCGAGACTGGAACCGAGACTGGAACCGGGACTGGAACCGGGACTGGAACCACAACTAAACCCgtcatccctcctcctcctcgctgctCACGTACCTTCATTACTTTCAGTGATGATGCAACATTTGAGGAATGGTTTCCCCAAGTGCGGCCCCCAAAGGTCCCTGTTCGGGAGGTATGCCCAGTGACCCATCGTCCAGCCCTATACCGGGACCCTGTTACAGACATACCCTACGCCACTGCACGAGCTTTCAAGATTATCCGTGAGGCCTACAAGAAGTACATCACTGCCCACGGACTGCCACCCACTgcctcagccctgggccctggcccacCACCTCCTGagcccctccctggctctgggccTCGAGCCTTGCGCCAGAAAATTGTCATCAAATGAAGAGATGTTTAGTCCTTGAAAACCTTTTTCTGGCCCTGACTTGGGCTCTCAGtgttcccccctcctctccctgtttctctctttatcatcTCTAATCTTTGCCCAGcccttttctttatctctttcacCACTTTTTCCCCTAGTTCCTACtggttttgtgtgggtttttttaaatctaataaaatagaaagatccCTTTGTCTGATCTCTAATCTAGGGTTGGGAACAAGAAGTATTTGTGAATGTCTGCACATATATGGGTCTTTATATTTGTTTAACAGAATTTATTATGAGCTGCCCTTTTAttgattgactagaggcccggtgcacgaaattcatgcacgagggtccctaggcctggccagtgatcagggtcaATTGGGAGAATTCGGGGGGAAGGGTCAcaggcacctgccttggctggcctggggcctgcgggctgggggcagctcctgcattgagcatctgccccctggtgatcagtatgcgtcatagcgaccagtggttccactgtttggttgatttggatattaggcttttattatataggatttttagagataaagggaaagagagaaacatcgatgtgagaccagaacatcaatcaactgcctccagcacaccttctactggggattgagcctgaaaccccgaCATGCCCTAACCAAGAATCTAACTGGCAACtcctcagtgcacaggatgatgaccaaccaactgagtcacactgaccagggcaatgAGCTGccttgtttgtgtgttttctttgtttgcttttttttatattttattgatttttgatagaggaagggagagggatagagagttagaaacatcaatgagagagaaacatcaatcagctgcctcctgcacaccccctacaggggatgtgccctcaaccaaggtacatgcccttgaccggaatcgaacctgggacccttcagtccgcaggccgacgctccatccactgagccaaaccagtcaggacattgtttgttttaatttgttgttccacttacttatgcatttgttacttgattcttttttttcttttattctgataaagttcatttgtttttatttattttactttttgttcacTTTTCAATAGTGGACCTTTAGTTGAttcttgggattgagcctgcaaccttggtgtatcaggacaacgctctaaccacctGTGCTACCCAGCCAGGGAGCTGCCCTTTTTAAACTGTATTCATTCCTTCAGTTAGATTATAAACATCTTAAAATTAGACACAAAGTCctagctggtggctcagtggatagagcgttggcctgcggactgaagggtcccaggttcgattctggccaagggcacacaaccgggttgtgggctcgatcccccccagtagggggcgtgcaggaggcagccaatcaatgattctctcattgatgtttctatctccctctctgaaatcaataaaaaaatatttttaaaaaattagacacCAAAACAAAATCCTTATACTCACCTTTATATCACCTTATAGTCACTGCTTTTAATATTGCAGGCACCAAATAAGTAGGAACTATGATTCTCTTAGAACTCGTTTCTAGGACCTAGGCTTgtaggagagaaggaggaagtgtCATGGCTGTTAGTGGCCACTAGAGGCTCTCAGGGCTGGGCAGAGTATGGGGGCTGTGTATATGTGATCTCCCACTACCccccacctggccagagctaaaataataaaatgctgagCTCACTGTTCCCCCACCCTTTCCCCCGGCACCCGGGCACTGGACTCCTGGACTCCTCCTGCCGCAGGGACAGTGCTCCAGTAGAACACAGACTGACGGACAGAAGGGGAGGTGAGGGAAGTGGCCTTCAGGACTGGTAGGTGGGGAATGCAGAGGCTTACGGATCAGAGCCTGGTGGGAGATGGGAAGAGTGGCTCCTATTGGGAATAATACAAAgtgtatctctgtctctgtcactcagtgtatgtttctGCCACTGTCCGTCATATTCCTTAACTGTAGTTTACATTGTCAGTGTAAGTATCACACCCTTTCTGGCTCTTTCATATTAAGCATGGTGTGTATGTGTAGCTTTTGTGtaattttatattgaaaagaCTGTGCAAGTTTAACCCTtccattgtttttaaagaaactcccATTTAGAAAGCATTTCCCACCCACTGGTCTGGTGTCACCTTCCTGTCCAAAGCCAGGGACAAATTATGGGGACTCAGCCCCTCCTCCGAGGACATACCACCCTTCCCCCAACCTGGAAGTACGTGCTCCTGCTCCCCCAGCTTCTCTGCACCCTTGCTTTCCCTTAGGATTTAGAGTTTTAGCAAACAGTGAAATCTTGATCCCCtacaataaaagaagaaatgagagTGGGGTAAGAGAACTGTCCCCCCAAAAAACCTTGCTTTTTTAAACCAGTTTAGGAAAAAGATTGCATTAtagggaagagaggagaaataTCCCTGAAGCTTTCTGCCCCCCAACTCCTTTCAATAGGAACTGGGCCTGGAGCCAACTGTTGAGCAGCTGTAGTAGGTCAAGAGGCCCAATGGGCGAGGTAATAAGGGAGGGGTGCTGCCAGGATTTTCCATCAGCCTGGAAGCCTAGATCCTCATCCAGAGTGGCTGGAAGCTGAGGAAGCAGCAAGAAGGAGGCTCTGGTTCTAACTAAACAACCTAACCTTCCCCCATCTTCCCATGTTCAACTAGATTTCTAACCTTAAGGCATCCAGTTCATTGTTTTGCTCCCTAGCTGGTCTAAGTCCCTACTGTGTTTGTCCATGTGAGTCTTTCCACTGTCCAACCACTTTCCTCATGTTCCCTAGGCTCTGTGAGTGCCAtactgtggggagggggtgggggccatCATGTCATCGTATCTGAAGGAACTGGAGAAATACAGAGACATCGATGAAGATGAGATCCTAAGGACCTTGAGCCCCGAGGAGCTAGAGCAGCTGGACTGCGAGCTACAGGAGATGGACCCTGAGGTAGGGGCTCTAGCACAAGGAACCAGAGTCAATCCCCAGGCATTTGGGGAAGGCTACAGGGCCTTGGGGTGGCTGAGACTAGAGCTACCTTTGGGAAGTCCCAGGAAGACCAGGGAAAATGTGTCTGGAGATGTTTTAGGGAGCCCTGGAGGTGCCCCAGGTCAGAGGGGAAGTCTGACTTGCTCCCCAAAACTCATCCCTAAGAACCTGCTCCTGCCAGCTGGACTAAGACAACGTGACCAGACGAAGAAGAGCCCAACAGGGCCACTGGACCGAGAGGCCCTTTTGCAGTACCTGGAGCAGCAGGCACTAGAGGTCAAAGAGCGTGATGACTTGGTGCCCTTCACAGGCGAGAAGAAGGGTATGGAGACCCTAACATCCATGCCTCCCGGAACCCAAATGGCTGTCTCTCACATGTCCCCCTTCCAGATTCCCTCTCACCTGCCAGCTCTTAGCTGCTTGGGGACTCTACTGCCCTGATACCTGCATGCCAGTTTGCCCGCTTCCGCTGTTATAAAAGACGCAGGAGTCCTGAGCTTGAAGAGAATTCAGGCTTTCCAGTGTCCCCTAGTGACCCAACATTCTGAAATCTcctggagaagaaaaggaagctgGAGGCCTGGATCTTAGCCCTCTAATGAACCATCCTTCCTCTTGCCATCAGGGAAACCATATATTCAACCCAAAAGGGAAATTCCAGCACAGGAGCAGATCACTCTGGAGCCTGAGCTGGAGCAGGCACTGGCCAATGCCACAGATGCTGAAATGTGTGATATTGCAGGTAGGCAACTGTGGGAAGTTGAGGAGAGTGGGAAGATCAGGAGCTGGGGGTCCTATTCATGGCATGGGATTAGTGGGGAAGGCCCTGAACCAGAACATGGATGTTTAAAAAACCTCAGGtagtggtttttaatttttcttgcttgtttacattattcattttttaatttaatatgttaaattaaaatatctcaagggcgccgaaaccggtttggctcagtggatagagcgtcggcctgcggactgaaaggtcccaggttcgattccggtcaagggcatgtaccttggttgcgggcacatccccagtgggaggggtgcaggaggcagctgatcgatgtttctctctcatcgatgtttctaactctctatccctctcccttcctctctgtaaaaaatcaataaaatatatatttttttaaaaagtggaactaTTCTAGCTGAAAACAGGCAGAAGTCTGACAACTCCCTCAACCTCTAGTGGCTCCTTAGGGACCTTCGTTAGCCCagtctcaatattttaaaaactactgcCTCAAGCAATTTATGGAAGGGACCCCTGGGGCCAAGGGAGGGGGAACCTCTTTGGAAGAGTGGAAGAAGTCAGGCTTAAAAAATTCAACAGATTCAGAATGAGATGAGAGGGGTGGCTTGGAAACATCCCTTCTCATTCCTTATCCccccctctgtttcctctttccaGCAATTCTGGGCATGTACACACTGATGAGCAACAAGCAATACTATGATGCCATCTGTAGTGGAGAAATCTGCAACACCGAAGGCATCAGTAGTGAGTATGTCAGGGAGCATGGCTCCCAGGGCTCTTGGCAGGCAGTCCCAGAGTCTGAGGAAAGGTAGCAAAGGACGAGACAGGTGAATTGGGAAGAAGACATGTGCATAAGTGATAAGAGAACCAACAGGGAGGTGGCTGCAGAGTATAAAGGTTTCCTTCCTGCCTTCACCCACAGGTGTAGTGCAGCCTGACAAGTATAAGCCAGTGCCAGATGAGCCCCCAAATCCCACAAATATCGAGGAGATATTAAAGAGTGTTCGAAGCAATGACAAGGAACTGGAGGAGGTGAACCTCAATAATATAAAGGTATTTGACACCCATCCTCCAAATAATAAAACTGGGATAACTGCTAACATGGGAGTTCCTTAGCCCACCATCTCCTGTTCCCCTCTGACAGGACATCCCAATACCCATGCTAACTGAACTGTGTGAGGCCATGAAGACAAATACCCATGTCCGGAGCTTCAGTCTGGTGGCCACGAAGAGTGGTGACCCCATTGCCAATGTAAGGCTGGTTATATCCCTAACCCTCTCCCCATAACTTGACATGCATTCCTGGCAAGGCTGTCATAAAGCATTGTGCTGGAGGTGCTCTTCCCATCATGCTCTCTTAGGGTAGCCCTGATGGAGACTCCTACCCTCAGTCCTACAGCTCACAGTCTGCAATCCTTAGATCATCTTCCCAAAGAGCCAAACCCTCTCTACTACCCCCAACTCCACTGCACACTTAATCTCCCTTACTTCTGTCACCCCCTAGCCCCACCTACAGCTCCTCAAGGACTTGTCTCAAAGAGCTGTGTTTCCCTCTTGCTCCTGTTCTTTCTCTCCTCAGTCATCTGTGAAACTGTCCCCTAATCCTAACCCAAGTCCCTACTACCCAGGCGGTGGCTGACATGTTGCGTGAGAATCGTAGCCTCCAGAGCCTGAACATTGAATCCAACTTCATTAGCagcacagggctcatggctgtgCTGAAGGCAGTTCGGGAAAATGCCACGCTCACTGAGCTCCGTGTAGACAACCAGGTCAGCATTCCCTTCCCTTGGGCTTTGCATTCAGCTAATACTCATTAAGTCTCCTCCCTGAGGCAGCCACTGGGTCAGGATCTCACCTGATCTTGTTTGATTTCTCTTCATTGTCTCTATGAAGGGAGCCAAACCAGCACCTCTCCCACGCTGGAGAAACAAGCCCCCTTGACCTCCCAAAGGGTGGGTGATCTGGAACAGTGAACCACCCAGAGAGGGTGCTGACAACTgtcacctctccctcccccagcgccAGTGGCCTGGTGATgcagtggagatggagatggCCACCGTGCTCGAACAGTGTCCCTCCATCGTCCGCTTTGGCTACCATTTTACACAGCAAGGGCCACGAGCTCGGGCAGCCCAAGCCGTGACCCGGAACAATGAACTACGTGAGTAACTACACACATGGTGTTGCGGGGGAGGGTCAATAGGTAAAAAAGCTGGCGGACAGTCCTAAAAGCTGACTTAGTGACTAACAGTCGGGGATGCTGCCAAGGTGATATTCACATGTGAAGTGCAAATCCCATAAGTGGTCAGAAAGTAGATAGAGAAGTCCCCCTGACCCAAATATATACCTGTAGAGAAGTAGAAAGGAAGGTAGACATACCTCTGTGGAAACATAgtatttttgttgtcattttttattttgttttattaatatgatATGGGCATGTTTGGTGGCCTAAGGCATTACCTCTTTACAAGTGTAGTCAAGAAGCTGGAAGGGAGACCACCTTTGCAAAAAGCAAGAGGTGGAACAAACCTTgtgtttagccctggctggtttggctcagtggatagagcgtcggcctgtggactgaaaggtcccaggttcgattccggtcaagggcatgtaccttggttgcgggcacatccccagtgggaggtgtgcaggaggcagctgatcgatgtttc is a window encoding:
- the VPS72 gene encoding vacuolar protein sorting-associated protein 72 homolog — encoded protein: MSLAGGRAPRKTAGNRLSGLLEAEEEDEFYQTTYGGFTEESGDDEYQGDQSDTEDEVDSDFDIDEGDEPSSDGEAEEPRRKRRIVTKAYKEPLKSLRPRKVSTPAGSSQKTREEKTLLPLELQDDGSDSRKSMRQSTAEHTRQTFLRVQERQGQSRRRKGPHCERPLTQEELLREAKITEELNLRSLETYERLEADKKKQVHKKRKCPGPVITYHSVTVPLLGEPVPKEENVDVEGLDPAPTASAPTPQAGTGTGTGIETGTGTGTETGTETGTGTGTGTGTTTKPVIPPPPRCSRTFITFSDDATFEEWFPQVRPPKVPVREVCPVTHRPALYRDPVTDIPYATARAFKIIREAYKKYITAHGLPPTASALGPGPPPPEPLPGSGPRALRQKIVIK
- the TMOD4 gene encoding tropomodulin-4, with the protein product MSSYLKELEKYRDIDEDEILRTLSPEELEQLDCELQEMDPENLLLPAGLRQRDQTKKSPTGPLDREALLQYLEQQALEVKERDDLVPFTGEKKGKPYIQPKREIPAQEQITLEPELEQALANATDAEMCDIAAILGMYTLMSNKQYYDAICSGEICNTEGISSVVQPDKYKPVPDEPPNPTNIEEILKSVRSNDKELEEVNLNNIKDIPIPMLTELCEAMKTNTHVRSFSLVATKSGDPIANAVADMLRENRSLQSLNIESNFISSTGLMAVLKAVRENATLTELRVDNQRQWPGDAVEMEMATVLEQCPSIVRFGYHFTQQGPRARAAQAVTRNNELRRQQKKR